In Acidobacteriota bacterium, a single genomic region encodes these proteins:
- the glnA gene encoding type I glutamate--ammonia ligase, which translates to MSGASPKSILDRIRDEGIQIVDFRFTDFPGLWQHFSVPAREVDEGTFEDGLGFDGSSIRGWQVINESDMLVVPDADTAFIDPYFEHKTLVMTCNIVDPITRESYGRDPRGVARAAEAYVQSTGLADTAFFGPEAEFFIFDDVRFDGGPNFGFYEVDSIEGRWNSGADEGPNLGYKPRYKEGYFPVPPTDKHQDMRSEMILTMEELGLNPECQHHEVGTGGQAEIDLRFAPLVEMADAMMLYKYIIKNTAARHGKTVTFMPKPLFEDNGSGMHTHLSLWKDGVPLFAGDGYAGLSDMAMHAIGGLLKHAPALLAFTNPTTNSYKRLVPGFEAPVNLVYSQRNRSAAVRIPMYSPSPKAKRVEFRCPDPSCNPYLAFAALLMAALDGIQNEIDPGSSLDVDIYDLSPEESQGVPTTPATLDEALDALEEDHEFLTAGGVFDEDVIENHIAYKRESECQEVALRPHPHEFALYYDI; encoded by the coding sequence ATGTCAGGAGCAAGCCCCAAGTCGATTCTCGATCGGATCCGCGATGAGGGGATCCAGATCGTCGATTTCCGGTTCACCGACTTTCCCGGCTTGTGGCAGCACTTCTCGGTGCCGGCCCGCGAGGTCGACGAGGGCACCTTCGAGGACGGGCTCGGCTTCGACGGCTCGAGCATCCGCGGCTGGCAGGTGATCAACGAGTCGGACATGCTGGTGGTCCCCGACGCGGACACGGCGTTCATCGACCCTTACTTCGAGCACAAGACGCTCGTCATGACCTGCAACATCGTCGATCCGATCACGCGGGAGAGCTACGGCCGCGACCCGCGCGGTGTCGCCCGGGCGGCCGAGGCCTACGTGCAGTCGACGGGTCTGGCGGACACCGCCTTCTTCGGCCCGGAGGCCGAGTTCTTCATCTTCGACGACGTGCGTTTCGACGGCGGTCCGAACTTCGGCTTCTACGAGGTCGACTCGATCGAGGGCCGCTGGAACAGCGGCGCCGACGAAGGTCCGAACCTTGGCTACAAGCCGCGGTACAAGGAGGGCTACTTCCCGGTGCCGCCGACCGACAAGCACCAGGATATGCGGAGCGAGATGATCCTCACGATGGAGGAGCTCGGTCTCAACCCCGAGTGCCAGCACCACGAGGTCGGCACCGGCGGTCAGGCCGAGATCGACCTGCGGTTCGCGCCCCTCGTAGAGATGGCGGACGCGATGATGCTCTACAAGTACATCATCAAGAACACCGCCGCCCGTCACGGCAAGACGGTCACCTTCATGCCGAAGCCCCTGTTCGAGGACAACGGCAGCGGCATGCACACCCACCTCTCGCTCTGGAAGGATGGAGTGCCTCTCTTCGCGGGCGACGGCTACGCCGGCCTCTCGGACATGGCGATGCACGCGATCGGCGGCCTGCTCAAGCACGCGCCGGCACTGCTCGCCTTCACCAACCCGACGACGAACAGCTACAAGCGGCTCGTGCCGGGCTTCGAGGCGCCGGTGAACCTTGTGTACTCGCAGCGCAACCGGAGCGCGGCGGTGCGGATCCCGATGTACTCGCCGTCGCCGAAGGCGAAGCGGGTCGAGTTCCGTTGCCCCGACCCGAGCTGCAACCCGTACCTCGCCTTCGCGGCTCTGCTGATGGCGGCGCTCGACGGCATTCAGAACGAGATCGACCCGGGCAGCTCGCTCGACGTCGACATCTACGATCTGTCGCCGGAGGAGAGCCAGGGCGTTCCGACCACGCCGGCGACCCTGGACGAAGCGCTCGACGCCCTCGAGGAGGACCACGAGTTCCTGACCGCCGGCGGCGTCTTCGACGAGGACGTGATCGAGAACCACATCGCGTACAAGCGGGAGAGCGAGTGCCAGGAGGTGGCCTTGCGGCCGCACCCGCACGAGTTCGCGCTGTACTACGACATCTAG
- the era gene encoding GTPase Era has protein sequence MATIDLQVAAPVEARCRECLPGLRAVADEAVAELAPAPATFTLRLVDDAEMRELNRRYRQVDGATDVLSFPGEETPEGRHLGDVVISVETAGAGGGISLERELKVLTLHGILHCLGYDHETDDGEMEAMETRLRARFLEPSEVPGSQRSGTVALVGRPNAGKSTLMNRMLGEKLAIVSDKPQTTRHRLIGILSTERGQMVFHDTPGLHRPLHRLNRRMVHAAAAALKEADVVCLLRDVATPFGRGDAYALDLVATAAEARSRPMFCLLNKIDLIAKPRLLPEIERYAGRAVFEEIVPVSALTGDGVDELLELLWSHLPPGEPRHDPELLTVHTERFLVAELIREKVLEQTRDELPFTTAVVIEVWEDGEKRTDLLASILVDRESHKGIVVGRGGRRIKEIGTAARRDLEAFLERRVYLELRVRTEPGWREDAAVLSRLETG, from the coding sequence GTGGCGACCATCGATCTGCAGGTCGCGGCCCCGGTGGAAGCCAGGTGCCGCGAGTGTCTTCCGGGGCTCCGCGCGGTGGCGGACGAGGCGGTTGCCGAACTGGCGCCGGCGCCGGCGACGTTCACCCTGCGCCTGGTCGACGACGCGGAGATGCGGGAGCTGAACCGCCGGTACCGGCAGGTCGACGGGGCGACGGACGTGCTCTCCTTTCCGGGCGAGGAGACGCCGGAAGGCCGCCACCTGGGCGATGTGGTCATCTCGGTCGAGACCGCCGGCGCCGGCGGCGGGATCTCCCTCGAACGGGAGCTCAAGGTTCTGACGCTGCACGGCATCCTGCACTGCCTGGGTTATGACCACGAGACTGACGACGGCGAGATGGAGGCGATGGAAACTCGGCTGCGGGCCCGCTTCCTGGAGCCGTCGGAGGTTCCGGGATCCCAACGATCCGGCACGGTAGCCCTCGTGGGCAGGCCCAACGCCGGCAAGTCGACGTTGATGAACCGCATGTTGGGGGAGAAGCTGGCGATCGTCTCGGACAAACCGCAGACGACCCGCCACCGCCTGATCGGCATTCTGAGCACGGAGCGAGGCCAGATGGTGTTTCACGACACGCCCGGCCTGCACCGGCCCCTGCACCGCCTGAACCGGCGGATGGTTCATGCCGCCGCGGCGGCGCTCAAGGAAGCCGACGTCGTGTGCCTGCTCCGGGACGTCGCGACCCCGTTCGGCCGGGGCGACGCCTACGCTCTCGATCTCGTCGCCACGGCGGCGGAGGCGCGCAGCAGGCCGATGTTCTGCTTGCTGAACAAGATCGACCTGATCGCCAAGCCCCGATTGCTGCCCGAGATCGAGCGCTATGCGGGCCGTGCCGTGTTCGAGGAGATCGTTCCGGTTTCGGCGCTCACTGGCGACGGCGTGGACGAACTCCTCGAACTCCTCTGGAGCCACCTGCCGCCCGGCGAGCCGCGGCACGACCCGGAACTGCTGACGGTCCACACCGAGCGCTTCCTCGTCGCGGAGTTGATCCGCGAGAAGGTCCTGGAGCAGACACGCGACGAACTGCCGTTCACGACCGCGGTCGTCATCGAGGTCTGGGAGGACGGCGAGAAGCGGACGGACCTGCTTGCCAGCATCCTGGTCGACCGGGAGAGCCACAAGGGGATCGTCGTCGGCCGTGGCGGCCGGCGGATCAAGGAGATCGGTACGGCGGCGCGACGGGATCTGGAGGCGTTCCTGGAGCGGCGGGTCTACCTGGAGCTGCGGGTACGGACAGAGCCGGGTTGGCGCGAGGATGCCGCGGTCCTGAGCCGCCTGGAGACCGGGTAG
- a CDS encoding PQQ-like beta-propeller repeat protein — protein sequence MQGIAIRIFGLVLGLTLCVPAIADDWPQWRGADRSGVWQEDGILEQFPEGGLEVVWRVPIRGGYSGPVVADGRVFVTDWQRIEGTRAITGKERVLALDEETGEELWSHEWDVNYSALQQSYAIGPRSTPTVDGDTLYVMGAVGHLIALEAETGEVIWSYDSVEQGNASITIWGFTSSPLVYGDLLIQVVGAEPDGKVIAFDKQTGEEVWRSLSSDWEMGYGQPMIFERGGVEQLVIWEPKAVNSLNPASGEVYWSVPWEVASGMTVTTPVIDGDRLLFSQFYRGSLLLEFDSEKPEVRELWRGQSRSEMPEETEGLHSLITTPILEGDTIYGVCSYGQLRGLNAADGSRLWESDEMTRQGRWGTAFMVRHGDRWFVNNDLGDLIIARFSRDGYEEIDRTRLIEPTTQSGFGPRRLFDAMVNWTHPAYANRHIVARNDEEIIRVSLAAE from the coding sequence ATGCAAGGCATAGCGATTCGCATCTTTGGTCTGGTGCTCGGTCTGACGCTGTGCGTGCCGGCGATAGCCGACGACTGGCCGCAGTGGCGGGGCGCGGACCGCTCCGGCGTGTGGCAGGAGGACGGCATCCTGGAGCAGTTCCCCGAGGGGGGCCTCGAGGTGGTTTGGCGTGTTCCCATCCGCGGCGGCTACTCGGGGCCGGTGGTGGCGGACGGCCGCGTGTTCGTAACCGACTGGCAGCGTATTGAGGGAACGCGCGCCATCACGGGCAAGGAACGCGTGCTGGCGCTCGACGAGGAGACCGGCGAGGAGCTCTGGAGTCACGAGTGGGACGTGAACTACTCGGCGCTGCAGCAGAGCTACGCGATCGGTCCGCGTTCGACGCCGACCGTCGACGGCGACACGCTCTACGTGATGGGCGCCGTTGGCCATCTGATCGCGCTTGAAGCCGAGACCGGCGAGGTGATCTGGAGCTACGACTCCGTGGAGCAGGGCAACGCCAGTATCACGATCTGGGGCTTCACGAGCTCGCCGCTCGTTTACGGCGACCTGTTGATTCAGGTCGTGGGCGCTGAACCGGACGGCAAGGTGATCGCCTTCGACAAGCAGACGGGCGAAGAAGTCTGGCGGTCGCTTTCCTCGGACTGGGAGATGGGCTACGGCCAGCCGATGATCTTCGAGCGCGGCGGCGTCGAGCAACTCGTCATCTGGGAGCCGAAGGCGGTCAACTCACTCAACCCGGCGAGCGGCGAGGTCTACTGGAGCGTGCCCTGGGAAGTGGCCTCGGGGATGACCGTGACGACTCCGGTTATCGACGGCGACCGGCTGCTCTTCAGCCAGTTCTATCGCGGTTCGCTGCTGCTCGAGTTCGACTCCGAGAAGCCCGAGGTGCGGGAGCTGTGGCGCGGACAGAGCCGCAGCGAGATGCCGGAGGAGACGGAGGGACTCCACTCCCTGATCACGACGCCGATCCTGGAGGGCGACACGATCTACGGCGTCTGCAGCTACGGTCAGCTCCGGGGTCTGAACGCCGCCGATGGCTCCCGGCTCTGGGAGAGCGACGAGATGACCCGGCAGGGCCGCTGGGGGACAGCCTTCATGGTCAGGCACGGCGACCGCTGGTTCGTGAACAACGATCTCGGTGACCTGATCATCGCCCGCTTCTCGCGCGACGGCTACGAAGAGATCGATCGCACCAGGCTGATCGAACCGACGACGCAGTCCGGTTTCGGTCCGCGGCGCCTCTTCGATGCGATGGTGAACTGGACGCACCCGGCCTATGCCAACCGCCACATCGTCGCGCGCAATGACGAGGAGATCATCCGTGTGTCCCTGGCCGCCGAATAG
- a CDS encoding serine hydrolase gives MHQRKIFSGALASILAAALLAACAPQEADSTDAAGTFAGLPRVTPESAGMSSERLERIRPVFERYVTDGKLSGVITVVARDGQVVHFEASGYQDVEAGEPMTEDTLFRMYSMTKPIASAALMMLWEEGHFLLSTPLSQVLPEFAGTQVYVSGDGDDMETEPPRRPIVIRDLMTHTSGLTYTFIPSPVAASYATAGLEGSADAVPHDDLAHYVRELAKQPLLAHPGTAWNYSVGLEVAGRVVEVVSGQSFRDFLKERIFDPLAMVDTDFYVPDEKLDRLAVNYAPTPEGGIVVFDDPEASAYRKPPKVEMGGSGLVATAGDYLRFAQMLANGGELDGVRILGPETVALMMDNHLGAAYGPSPMSSLNLDMGMSEGMGYGLGGYSITDTGLTGLPASPGTYGWGGAASTDFLVDPEEDLVAMVLTQLLPTGTYPLRPTMEVLTYQAIVE, from the coding sequence ATGCACCAGCGAAAGATCTTCAGCGGCGCTCTCGCTTCCATCCTTGCCGCCGCCCTGCTCGCCGCGTGCGCGCCACAGGAGGCGGACAGCACGGACGCCGCCGGCACGTTTGCGGGCCTGCCTCGCGTAACGCCCGAGAGCGCCGGCATGTCGAGCGAACGGCTCGAGCGGATCCGGCCGGTGTTCGAACGCTACGTGACGGACGGCAAGCTGTCCGGCGTGATCACCGTCGTCGCCCGCGACGGTCAGGTCGTGCACTTCGAGGCCAGCGGTTACCAGGACGTCGAGGCCGGCGAGCCGATGACCGAGGACACGCTCTTCCGCATGTACTCGATGACCAAGCCGATCGCTTCGGCGGCGCTGATGATGCTCTGGGAGGAGGGCCACTTCCTGCTGTCGACGCCTCTGTCCCAGGTCCTTCCCGAGTTTGCCGGCACGCAGGTCTACGTCTCCGGCGACGGCGATGACATGGAGACGGAGCCGCCGCGACGGCCGATCGTCATCCGCGACCTGATGACACACACGTCCGGGCTGACCTACACCTTCATCCCCAGCCCGGTGGCCGCCAGCTACGCGACGGCGGGACTCGAGGGTTCGGCGGACGCCGTTCCCCACGACGACCTGGCGCACTATGTCCGGGAGCTGGCGAAGCAGCCTCTGCTCGCTCACCCCGGCACCGCCTGGAACTACAGCGTCGGGCTGGAGGTCGCGGGCCGGGTGGTCGAAGTCGTCTCGGGGCAGAGCTTCCGGGACTTCCTGAAGGAGCGCATCTTCGACCCGCTGGCCATGGTCGACACGGACTTCTACGTTCCGGACGAGAAGCTCGATCGTCTCGCCGTGAACTACGCGCCGACGCCCGAGGGCGGCATCGTCGTCTTCGACGATCCCGAGGCCAGCGCCTACCGCAAGCCGCCGAAGGTCGAGATGGGCGGTTCCGGCCTGGTCGCCACCGCCGGCGACTACCTGCGCTTTGCCCAGATGCTGGCGAACGGCGGCGAGCTCGACGGGGTGCGGATCCTCGGACCGGAGACGGTGGCCCTGATGATGGACAACCACCTGGGAGCGGCCTACGGGCCGTCGCCGATGTCGAGCCTCAATCTCGACATGGGGATGAGCGAGGGCATGGGCTACGGCCTCGGCGGCTACTCGATCACCGACACCGGACTGACCGGTCTGCCGGCCTCGCCGGGCACCTACGGCTGGGGCGGCGCCGCCTCGACCGACTTCCTCGTCGATCCGGAGGAGGACCTCGTCGCGATGGTGCTGACCCAGTTGCTGCCTACCGGCACCTATCCCCTGCGTCCGACGATGGAAGTGCTGACCTATCAGGCGATCGTGGAGTAG
- a CDS encoding sialidase family protein, whose amino-acid sequence MAVEPIRLAVVLASAAILAAVPASAQAGSDAQGPVGELIFPLEHWHNHGSSVVELPNGDLLVAWFHGSGERRSDDVRIMGARLRAGGTAWSEPFLLADTPGFPDTNCTLLVEPVSAGGYRLWLFWPTIQANLWESALMKVKVSTDFDGPGPPVWQWQDVLHMKPGDGFHDLVAERTDEYFRSLGFADARDPAAPESARQWAARNLEQAADKLTRRIGWFTRAHPVILPLPEGGQRLLLGLYSDGFSFASATYSDDGGHTWTMSEPIIGGGNIQPTFALRDDGTLVAYMRDNGPPPKRAHVAESRDLGATWSIARDHPDLVETGAGLEVLKLESGRWIVVHNDIPDGRYRLAVSVSEDEGRTFKRRRYIEREEKGVGRYHYPSVVQARDGRIHVTYSYHVAGALDDGGQGKSIKHVSFDETWLLGDD is encoded by the coding sequence GTGGCAGTTGAGCCGATCCGGCTGGCCGTGGTCCTCGCGTCGGCCGCGATTCTCGCGGCCGTGCCGGCCTCCGCCCAGGCGGGATCGGATGCCCAGGGTCCGGTGGGGGAGCTGATCTTCCCGCTCGAGCACTGGCACAACCACGGCTCTTCCGTGGTCGAACTTCCGAACGGCGATCTGCTGGTGGCCTGGTTCCATGGATCGGGCGAGCGGCGATCCGACGACGTGCGGATCATGGGCGCCCGCCTCCGGGCTGGTGGCACTGCCTGGAGCGAGCCTTTCCTGCTCGCGGACACGCCAGGATTTCCCGACACGAACTGCACCCTGCTGGTCGAGCCGGTCAGCGCGGGCGGCTACCGGCTGTGGCTGTTCTGGCCCACGATCCAGGCGAACCTGTGGGAAAGCGCGCTGATGAAGGTCAAGGTCTCGACCGACTTCGACGGGCCGGGGCCGCCGGTGTGGCAGTGGCAGGACGTGCTCCACATGAAGCCCGGCGACGGTTTTCACGACCTTGTGGCTGAGAGGACGGACGAGTACTTCCGGAGCCTCGGCTTCGCGGACGCCAGGGATCCTGCCGCACCGGAGTCGGCCCGGCAGTGGGCGGCCCGCAATCTGGAGCAGGCGGCGGACAAGCTGACCCGCCGCATCGGCTGGTTCACCCGCGCCCATCCGGTCATCCTGCCGCTTCCCGAAGGGGGCCAGCGGCTGCTTCTGGGGCTCTACTCGGACGGTTTCAGCTTCGCTTCCGCCACGTACAGCGACGACGGCGGCCACACCTGGACGATGAGCGAGCCGATCATCGGCGGCGGCAACATCCAGCCCACCTTCGCGCTTCGCGACGACGGCACCCTCGTCGCCTACATGCGCGACAACGGCCCGCCGCCCAAGCGGGCTCACGTCGCGGAGTCCCGGGATCTGGGCGCCACGTGGTCCATCGCCCGCGACCACCCGGACCTGGTTGAGACCGGCGCCGGCCTTGAAGTCCTGAAGCTCGAGAGCGGCCGCTGGATCGTCGTCCACAACGACATCCCGGACGGCCGCTACCGGCTCGCGGTATCGGTCTCCGAGGACGAGGGCAGGACCTTCAAGCGCAGGCGCTACATCGAGCGCGAGGAGAAGGGCGTCGGCCGCTACCACTACCCGTCCGTCGTCCAGGCGCGGGACGGCCGCATCCACGTGACTTACAGCTACCACGTCGCCGGCGCACTCGACGACGGCGGCCAGGGAAAGAGCATCAAGCACGTCAGCTTCGATGAGACCTGGCTGCTCGGCGACGACTGA
- a CDS encoding HDIG domain-containing protein, producing MTAVVKAPKRRRSDRRREARKRLRRSMYRRHGDRLTVAGLWHYALERDIVWVVVMVLAGVWIMAPPGVFFRPDLGEGDIANRDYHATRDVLLLDEETSEELKERARADVRPLYDFDAVQADEVEARIASLFEIERGFDEVAELLPEEDVAEERLRRLRIGSGLRVDEGHADLLAARTGGEDEGAELEESLTRLVGLLLRAGIVENKETLLQNRLEGVTLHNMQTGEESVEFDLFGYRGYPVEVEAYLEAEVGRWAGWSRAERETFVDFLMVNLAPNVYLNLNETQERRNAAAEDVGPVFNQIRAGQVIVRKGDEVDPESMRLLREMTGSESSLILLRSPLASALVLGLAVAFLWVAFRRKRLVAVEGRDFGSVVLILVLGLAATRVGFLVADALAASFPIEALSSARSYVFAIPFAAVALLVSVLYGRGAGLLAGVVFSVLVGRLGWVEAANAELGLAGGTMLYCLTGSLAAVFALDQLKRRSAVTRAGLLVGLVNVASVTMLTLLGDGVTVAVWGFEVLCGFLGGLMVAAAVSFAVPVFEAVLFRTTDIKLLELSDTNLPLLQRLAFEAPGTFQHSLMVAHLAKACCEAVGGNPTLAYVGGLYHDIGKVLRPQYYVENQREGDNPHDSLSPSMSSLIIIDHVKEGARLARENRLPQPIVDAIEQHHGTRRLNYFLAKAKEQAEPGEEVNEHQYRYPGPMPQSKTLAALMVADTVEAASRTLGDFSERSIRALVERLLNDILEDDQFSQTDLTLADLRRMRYTLQNVLRTVHHHRVEYPGFEFGRGGRGPLRVLSGGAGGAPGGD from the coding sequence GTGACCGCGGTGGTCAAGGCGCCGAAGCGCCGCCGGTCGGATCGCAGGCGCGAGGCTCGCAAGCGGCTGCGCCGCAGCATGTACCGGCGCCACGGCGATCGGCTGACCGTCGCCGGCCTGTGGCACTACGCGCTGGAACGCGACATCGTCTGGGTCGTGGTCATGGTCCTGGCCGGGGTCTGGATCATGGCGCCGCCGGGCGTCTTCTTCCGGCCGGATCTGGGCGAGGGGGACATTGCGAACCGCGACTATCACGCGACCCGGGACGTGCTGCTTCTCGACGAGGAGACCTCGGAGGAACTGAAGGAGCGGGCCCGCGCCGACGTCCGTCCGCTCTACGACTTCGACGCCGTTCAGGCGGACGAAGTCGAGGCGCGAATCGCGAGCCTCTTCGAGATCGAGCGGGGCTTCGACGAGGTGGCCGAACTCCTGCCCGAGGAGGACGTGGCCGAGGAACGGCTGCGAAGGTTGAGGATCGGGAGCGGCCTGCGGGTCGATGAGGGCCACGCCGACCTGCTGGCGGCCCGCACGGGCGGCGAGGACGAGGGCGCGGAGCTGGAGGAAAGCCTGACCCGCCTGGTGGGGCTGCTGCTCCGGGCCGGGATCGTGGAGAACAAGGAAACGCTGCTCCAGAACCGCCTCGAGGGCGTCACGCTGCACAACATGCAGACCGGCGAGGAGTCGGTCGAGTTTGACCTCTTCGGTTATCGCGGATATCCGGTCGAGGTGGAGGCCTACCTGGAGGCGGAGGTCGGCCGCTGGGCGGGGTGGTCGCGTGCCGAGCGGGAGACGTTCGTCGATTTCCTGATGGTCAACCTGGCGCCCAACGTCTACCTGAACCTGAACGAGACCCAGGAACGGCGCAACGCCGCGGCGGAGGACGTCGGGCCGGTGTTCAACCAGATTCGGGCCGGTCAGGTCATCGTGCGCAAGGGCGACGAGGTCGACCCGGAATCGATGCGTCTGCTGCGGGAGATGACCGGCAGCGAGAGCAGTCTGATCCTCCTGCGGTCGCCGCTGGCGTCGGCCCTGGTGCTCGGCCTCGCGGTGGCGTTCCTGTGGGTGGCGTTTCGCCGCAAGCGCCTGGTCGCGGTGGAGGGCCGCGACTTCGGCAGCGTCGTCCTGATTCTCGTCCTGGGCCTCGCGGCGACACGGGTCGGATTTCTGGTTGCGGATGCGCTGGCCGCCTCGTTCCCGATCGAGGCCCTGAGTTCGGCACGGAGCTACGTGTTCGCGATCCCCTTCGCGGCCGTGGCGCTGCTCGTGTCGGTGCTCTACGGTCGCGGCGCCGGCCTGCTCGCCGGCGTCGTCTTCTCGGTCCTGGTCGGCCGGCTGGGCTGGGTGGAGGCGGCGAATGCGGAGCTCGGGCTGGCGGGCGGCACGATGCTCTACTGCCTGACCGGCAGCCTCGCCGCGGTGTTCGCGCTCGACCAGTTGAAGCGGCGGTCCGCAGTGACGAGAGCGGGCCTCCTGGTCGGACTCGTCAACGTCGCCTCGGTGACGATGCTGACGCTGCTCGGGGATGGCGTCACGGTGGCCGTTTGGGGGTTCGAGGTGCTCTGTGGATTCCTGGGCGGCCTGATGGTGGCGGCCGCGGTCAGCTTCGCCGTTCCGGTGTTCGAGGCAGTGCTGTTCAGGACCACGGACATCAAGCTGCTGGAACTCTCTGACACGAACCTGCCGCTGCTGCAACGCCTGGCGTTCGAGGCGCCCGGGACGTTCCAGCATTCCCTGATGGTCGCGCACCTGGCGAAGGCCTGCTGTGAGGCGGTCGGCGGAAATCCGACCCTGGCCTATGTCGGCGGCCTCTACCACGACATCGGCAAGGTGCTGCGGCCGCAGTACTACGTCGAGAACCAGCGCGAGGGCGACAACCCGCACGACAGCCTCTCGCCCTCCATGTCCTCCCTGATCATCATCGATCACGTCAAGGAAGGCGCGCGACTGGCGCGCGAGAACCGGCTGCCGCAACCGATCGTCGACGCCATCGAGCAGCACCACGGCACGCGGAGGCTGAACTACTTCCTGGCCAAGGCGAAGGAGCAGGCAGAGCCGGGCGAGGAGGTCAACGAACACCAGTACCGGTACCCGGGCCCGATGCCCCAGAGCAAGACGCTTGCCGCGCTGATGGTGGCCGACACCGTCGAGGCGGCGAGCCGTACACTCGGAGACTTCTCCGAGAGGTCGATCCGTGCGTTGGTCGAACGCCTGCTGAACGACATCCTCGAGGACGATCAGTTCAGCCAGACCGACCTGACGCTCGCCGACCTCCGGCGGATGCGCTACACCCTGCAGAATGTTCTGAGGACGGTGCATCATCATCGGGTGGAGTATCCGGGCTTCGAGTTCGGACGCGGCGGCCGCGGTCCGTTGCGGGTTCTGTCCGGCGGCGCCGGCGGCGCTCCGGGCGGCGACTGA